The Penaeus chinensis breed Huanghai No. 1 chromosome 21, ASM1920278v2, whole genome shotgun sequence genome has a window encoding:
- the LOC125036363 gene encoding glutathione S-transferase C-terminal domain-containing protein homolog encodes MNGIETMKDPESPRIMEEDCIFLIGKKRDNYVDVTADSLVALFTLECCRNPALNVVLVEREDNSATESSANKYDNDLWFPVNVKTLSFPLFCIDEDKCPDMIKSCLLPAVLTTSKPWCVAGLCASLRFMLRKTVEVFPGHFCQKFLGFRGGCLQACAEVSVWTKFCEIESIRALKDFSNIYSKNSKTLVFPKDILRFEHHLQHPPILHNALKRKQYLIKKNVADKVQQQELCAKKLSELPELDHEFAEGLDMTLADIMLFGSFHILLSVLKKHVILNDVCPLVVRWYGLISCNEYVKNALPVLGKLITMNSFCDIDMNTLEVIIPVVPNESLYKSDPERYKPRWRSFTHQHDIERILKVLDEAGVNPGYDSHPSDDLNISWSSYPLAFSPQAGQMPAKRLERKCQQLENIISAVRQVARDGDIIVDFCAGGGHVGIVLAYCLPNCKILFVENSEASLIRAYERIECLGIHNVHFFQSNLDYFQGYFNVGVCLHACGVATDLVLQKCINQKAAFVCCPCCYGGVQTNHILEYPRSQLFCSLSLSVEDYLILGHAADQTHDESNPKTKQGQKCMQLIDTDRLALAQSFGYSTKLILMEPKTCSPKNHLLIGIQNN; translated from the exons ATGAATG gaATAGAAACGATGAAAGATCCTGAGTCTCCCAGAATCATGGAAGAAGATTGTATATTTCTCataggaaagaagagggataatTATGTTGATGTTACTGCAGACTCCTTGGTGGCCCTTTTCACTCTCGAGTGCTGCCGCAATCCAGCTCTGAATGTGGTGCTTGTTGAGAGGGAGGATAACAGTGCCACAGAATCAAGTGCCAACAAATATGATAACGATTTATGGTTTCCTGTGAATGTTAAAACACTTTCATTCCCACTCTTTTGTATTGATGAAGATAAATGTCCAGATATGATAAAAAGCTGCTTGTTACCAGCAGTATTAACGACAAGTAAACCTTGGTGTGTTGCAGGTTTGTGTGCTTCTCTCAGGTTTATGTTAAGGAAAACTGTTGAAGTATTTCCAGGACATTTTTGTCAAAAGTTTCTTGGTTTTCGTGGAGGGTGTCTGCAAGCTTGTGCAGAAGTTAGTGTTTGGACTAAATTCTGTGAAATTGAGAGTATTAGAGCACTAAAAGATTTTTCCAATATTTACAGTAAGAATAGCAAAACACTGGTATTTCCAAAAGATATTTTAAGATTTGAACACCACTTGCAACACCCACCAATTTTACACAATGCCCTTAAAAGGAAGCAGTACCTTATCAAAAAAAATGTAGCAGATAAAGTTCAGCAACAGGAACTTTGTGCAAAAAAGTTATCAGAACTCCCAGAATTAGATCATGAATTTGCGGAAGGGCTAGATATGACTTTAGCCGATATCATGCTCTTTGGAAGTTTTCACATCTTGCTTTCAGTTTTAAAGAAACATGTGATACTTAATGATGTGTGTCCACTAGTAGTAAGATGGTATGGCCTTATATCCTGCAATGAGTATGTGAAAAATGCTTTACCAGTCCTTGGTAAGTTGATAACCATGAATTCTTTTTGTGACATAGATATGAATACTTTAGAAGTAATAATTCCAGTGGTCCCTAATGAGAGTCTGTACAAGAGTGATCCAGAGAGATATAAGCCACGCTGGCGGTCTTTCACGCACCAGCATGACATAGAGAGAATTTTAAAAGTTTTGGATGAAGCAGGTGTTAATCCAGGATATGATAGTCACCCATCGGATGATCTAAATATTTCATGGTCATCGTATCCACTTGCATTTAGTCCCCAAGCCGGACAAATGCCTGCTAAAAGACTAGAAAGAAAATGCCAACAACTTGAAAACATCATTTCTGCAGTCAGGCAAGTAGCCAGAGATGGAGATATAATTGTTGATTTTTGTGCAGGTGGAGGTCATGTTGGTATTGTCTTGGCATATTGCCTACCAAATTGCAAGATTTTATTTGTTGAAAACAGTGAAGCTTCTTTGATCCGTGCATATGAACGAATAGAGTGCCTTGGAATCCATAAtgtccatttttttcaaagtaaTCTTGACTATTTCCAAGGTTATTTCAATGTTggtgtatgtttacatgcatgtggAGTAGCCACTGATCTGGTATTGCAGAAGTGTATAAATCAGAAAGCAGCATTTGTGTGCTGTCCATGTTGCTATGGGGGAGTGCAAACTAATCACATTTTAGAATACCCACGAAGCCAATTATTCTGcagcctttctctttctgtagaaGATTACTTAATTCTGGGCCATGCAGCAGATCAGACCCATGATGAAAGTAATCCAAAAACTAAACAAGGCCAAAAATGTATGCAACTCATTGACACAGATAGGTTGGCACTTGCACAAAGTTTTGGATATTCTACAAAACTCATTCTAATGGAACCAAAAACATGCTCTCCAAAGAATCATCTTCTCATTGGAATTCAGAATAATTGA